The genomic DNA GTTTTGAGAGAGCGGTACTCAATGCCGCCAAGTTCGTCCCGCTGAGCTTCGGTCAGACCGATGAATGTCGAGTTTCGTCCAGGTGTCGCGTTCCAGCTCAAATACGGTGTTTCATCTCGGTTCTCTACATCCGAGGTTCCTTCTGGCTGCGTATTTGAAGAGTTGTCGCCCGAACTGCGCCTGCTGGTGCCAGCTGCAATATCATTGTATGCATCAATCACTGGACTACTACCATTGCTCCCACTTATCCTCCTCTTGCTGCTCTGCTGTTCCACATCCAATGAACTCCTCCCTGAAATTGACCCAGTGCGGCGAATTACCCTGGCGCTCTGAACGAGGTGCTGGAACCGTTTCTCGAACCAATATATCCGGACGAAGACGACGGCAGTATGGATGAAGATTGGACTGGTCATCATTGGCACACAATAAATCACCACCTGCTGGTAAGTTCGCATATCATTCACATCCACTGTGTTCAGCCCGCTCTGGGTCGCGGCCGCACACCCGAAGAATAGAGCATCGATGTAGGACACATTCTTGGCAGGATACATAATGACCGAAGTCACAATCGTCCACAACAGGATATAAGCATAATGGATGGTGATGAATCTCGGGCAGAGTATGCTCCGGAGCGCTCTTCGTAGTCTGACCGCAATTGGTGTCCGAACTGCATTGTTCAGCCTGCCTGCTTTCCGGAAGCACCGTTTGCACGCAGAGACGATGCCGGTCATTTATTCGGATCCTCGGGCAGTTGCCATAGAGCCATGTGTTGACACGCGGTGTAGAAACGGTTGCCAGTAGACATTATAGACAAGTTGAATCGAGGTAGTTGGTTGAGTTAGTGAGAATTGAATTGAGAAAATCGACGAGTCTGATTATGGGAAACGTGGTGTATGATGTCATGGTGATGCTAGGGTTATCTAGTTACCCGTTCGGGAGGTCAGTTCGATTTTGGCCTGAGGCAACGAGTCATCTATCGGCCAAACGGCTGAAGCGAGCGACTTCAGGAACTTCACGTCTTGCTAAAAGATGATCGATATTAGCCACAGCACTGGCAGTTCTGATGGTGTGGAGACAACGATCCATTGATTATTAAGCTGCTTAACTGCGGGcgtttgttttttttttttttttgatcttctccttttcaaCTCACCAATTGCTTCGAGTAATCCGTCTGCAATTCTCTTCTGTGTCTCAGGATATGGATGTCCCGATTGCGGCAAATATTCTTGGTACCATAGGCGCCGTAAGTTTTTAGCATCCCCACCGTTACCTCGACTGACCAGTTCATGCAGGTTTGCTGGTCCATCCAGGTTAGACGCTTTAAAAGCCCTAATTGCTATTAAACATGCGACATTTTACTTATCAGCTTGTAGCTAATGCCCCAAATCATCGTCAACTACCGGCGCCATGATACCGAAGGCTTGCAACCATCGATGATGCTCTTATGGGCCGCTGCCGGTGTCCCTCTTGGGGTATATAATATCGTTGAAGAGCAGAATATAGCGCTCAGAATCCAGCCCCAGATACTCAGTTTTCTAAGTCTTGTGACCTGGGCGCAGTGCTTCTATTATGGACGGGTAAGAGTGCTTCCATGTCCTAATTCGATTTTTTTTGGTCTAACCAAATCCAGAAACGCTCAATTATCGCATGCATCGCGGCAGTCGTCCCACTACTTGGACTTCTGGGTGGGATTGAAGTGGCACTGGTATTTGCATTACGAGCTGCAAAAGACCGTGACCTCGAATGGCCGCTTATCCTAATGGCTGTTCTCAGTGCCTGTTTACTTGCAGCTGGCGTGTTGAGGCATTACTACGATATCTACGTTCATCGAACCGTTCGCGGAATAAGCTTTATATTCGTCGGAATTGATGCAGCTGGAGACTTGTTCTCTCTAGTCTCTGTTTGTATGGACTATTTTTCCTAATCCAAATAAAGAAAACATATTACTAATGGGTGGCTAGTGTTTGGACGAAGCATTGATATATTAGGAATGGTCATATACGGGACTGAACTTGCACTCTGGATAGGCGTATTTATTTGCGGGGCGATTTTCAATCTCGCGCCTTGGATTAGGGAACGCTCAAAAAAGCGGGATCAAGATGGAGTGCAAGAACAGGATGTGGTACTTCACCAAATGCCATCCTCGACTTCAGTGTTTCGGACTGCATCTGGATCGGATGTGGTGATGAGGAGAGCGCCTCACAATCGATCCTGAAAATAGACATTGGCCGGTTTTTTATAGCAATATGAGAAAGAGTTGAATATTTATGTCTGGTCTCTGGTACTTACAGAGGCTTCTGAGATCTGATTTATCCTCTATCACAGCAGCACTCGGCGggaggaattaggggatgaagagaagaaatggggaagaaaagaggaaaacgGATGGAATCAGAACACGTAATACAAGGCTGATTTCTCGGAATTCGAAGTTTTCCCATTCATTCTGATCCCTCGATACATTCCATTGTAATACTCAGTGTACAACAGAAACATCATGGGTTTATCACAATCAAGGGCCCGACCGGAAGACTTCGAATTTCTCTATACAACACGCGGTATGTCTTTGTTTCCTCCTTGATTCATTTGGTACTAACTGTTGATCCCCAGATGAGCTCTTTCGACGATATGCAAATTATATGAATACTCTGAATATGGAGCGGAAGTGCTGGTTTGAGAATATGTTTAATGTCTTCTGCACTCAGACAGAGTCAACGAAATGTTAGTCACACGGAAGGGTATACTCTTTTTGGCCATGTTGCCTGCCAAGCGGTGGACATCACTTTGTTTCGCCAAGTATCCCTAACACCTTGTAAATGCATTCGGGCATTATCATACATCTCAAATGAATGTCGTTTCAGCTTAGCACCTTGTCAACATCTGTCTGACATATGCCGGGCCATACCATATTTGAGTACAGCAGCAAGTAGAAGTAGCTTGCAACCAGTGATGTGTTATCCTGGAAGTGGCTACTCTCACTGATTCCAGTATGATGAGAGACAAGCATCCACCAATACATAAGCCAGCAAGGATTCAATATTTACTCTTATGCTTAAGCCAACGCTGAAATCTAAATAAAGGCTAATGATATGATTTACCATGTCAAGAAATTCCTCATGTGGGGTGGCCTACCAGAGTTGATGTAAATGGTCTTTGGCTGGATGATCACCAAGCTTATTCCGGAAGTTTCTTTGGACATTGTGACGACTTGACGCCTCAGCACCAGCTTGATGCCACAGTGGCTGATATCGACAAACGCCGCCAtgcaagcaaacaaagaaaacacTTAGCACGGCCACACAACATATAGATAAAAGCCCCTTTTCCTGTAGacagatttcctcttctcttttattcccagattcgatattctgttgatggctacaatagtttggataggaattcagttcgttattgtCTGCTATTtcgagcccgtgacataCGCAAATATAgctagtcaagcactcattctataTTCTTGATTTGAACATAAACAGTATCCCATAAAGTCATCTATTTATCCATCACCCGGCTCATACACCCCAAAGCCTCATCAATCAACCCTCTCATCCTCTCATCCCCACAAACCCCTCTCGCCTCCCGCAACCTCTCCCCCCAGACCTCCCATCGATCCTGCTCATACCCTTTCCACCCCCGAGCCGCGAACCTCTTACAACCGGGCCCAGTCCCAAACTCCTCAGGATCATAAGTACGACCATATCGGACATTATCCCACACCCGGGCCGCGGCGTGGATGAACCAGATACACGCAGCCTCCATGGCAGCCGTCTTGGCGAGTGTTGGCATGGGGATATCGTCATTTTCAAGGGCGAGCTTGAATACTCGGAGTGCCCGGTGGGATCTGTCGATGGGATGGATGTTATCGTTCTGGTCTAAGGGGGGTTCGTAGCTGATATCGGCGGCTTGGGTGAATTGGGCGATGAAGGCGTTTTCGTTGATCCAACGCTGTCTTTGTTCACCTTTTAGGTTGGGGGTTTCGGGGTCTACGCGTGTTGCTTAGCAAACATATTAAAGACAGAAGAATGTAATGAATTACCTTTATATTCACCCCCACACTCGTCCCAGCTTTCCAACTCAGTGTATCCAAATGAAGGCAGATCCGTCCAGAGAACTCTCTTGGTAGGTCCTACTGTAAGTGGCTCGCCAGTCGCTGGATCTGTCACTATGCGCTTTTGAAGTCCATAGAGAAATTGGACGAGTTTGCTGTGCTTGGTTGGCTCCAGGCGCTGGACAAGCATCATTAGGGTGAAGGAGAGAATATAGTCGACGTTTTCGGGTGTAAAGTTTTCATCATCAGAGGGTGCAAGTGCAGATAATGTCAGATCAGTAATTTGGTCCAGTGCATTATCGACGCTTGCTTCAGGGCTGTTGACGAGGTTATTGAGGATTTGATATTGTTTGGAGTTTTCCATTGATTTGAGGAATTCGATGTATTCCGGGGGATGCGGCATGATGTCTGTTTACCGTGACTagggaaaaagagagaaggaagaattGCCAAATAAAATATCTATAGCAAGAAATAAATAGTTGTTGAAATAATCTAACATCAAACCCCAGTATATCTTGAAAATTCACAAGGCTGAATACAGATAGTAAGGCTGACTGGGTTACTATTTTGGGAAATCACGTGGCTGACATGCCCCACCCCCCCCCAACCACAAATTCGGACCTCGACGATTCACAGACTGCGCCTTACTGACTGTCTTGTCATAATATTGAGAGCTATATTTGTATACCTGACAGTCTGCTGAGCTAATTTCAGTCCTAATGAAGGATTCGGCCCCTGTCGGGGGGCCAAACAGCCATCCGTCGAGATGCTTTGTGCGACATATCGAGACAAAGATACTGAATTGAAGATGAAAAGCATTCTGCCTCGTGTATTTAAGGGCTTGCTAAACCTGCTATGGtttgcatcatcatcatcaacaacaacaacaacaacaacaatcaatcaatcaattgtCACAAGAACCGAAAGTTCTCTCATCACTACATTTCGAGAACCCCATCAATCAAAATGCTCTTCAACAACAAGACCCTTTTCCTATACGGCCTCATTGCCGTCGCATCCGCTTCCCCAGTCCCTCAAGCTGTAACCAAGGAAGAACTGAGCAACATTGCCCAAGAAgtcaccagcagcagcgccagcatCACCACTACCCCTCCTACGCTCGACACCCGTGACCTCGAAACCCGCGGGAGCAAGAAGAAAGTCACAAGCTTCAACTGCAATGGCGTCAAACTGGAAAAGAACGATGTTGGCAGCGCGGTAGCGAAGATGAAGGGTGCCAAGGATAGGACTATTGGCAACTATCCGCACGAGTTCAAGAACGGCGAAAACACCTTTGCCGGGGTTAGCAAGAAGCTGCGTGAGTTCCCGATTATTCAGGGCGGAACGTTCAATGGTGGTATGTTTTATCTCTCTCGATCATTCATTCCCTATAAAACGAGTGTAGTAAGCTAAGTGGAACAGTTGGTCCTGGCCCATACCGCGCTGTCACGGACTATAATAACGCCTTTGTTGGTGTTATGTGGGAGAAGGCAGTCGGAGCTAAGATGACGAAGTGCACCCCTGTGACTGAGACGACTACTGCTGCCCCCCAGAAGACAACTGCTGCTAAGAAGGACGATAAGAAGGACGATAAGAAGGATGATAAGAAGGACGATAAGAAGGACGATAAGAAGGACGATAAGAAGGATGATAAGAAGGACGATAAGAAGGACGATAAGAAGGACGATAAGAAGGACGATAAGAAGGACGATAAGAAGGACAGTAAGACCGGCAAGAGTGGAAAGTCTGGAAAGACGCACTAAGTATGAGCGATGAGGATTGATTTGCTTTACCGGTGTTTTTGGGAACTGTATACGGAGTCAAGGTTGTTCGGTTTTCCATGTGTTTGGTGTTTTGTTTCGATGAATATAATATATGCATCAATAGCGCATTTGACCTTATCTGGATAATCCTTCTAAAAGTAATATTGCCTTCTACCCACGATTGATGCTTCCATGTTGCGTACGATCAGATGTTTGAACCCCTAACCACCCTTTTCCGAAGTCCTCGTAGACTATTAGAAGCAGATGCTGAGGTCCAAAGACTGTACATGAGATCTGGCGGCAAGTTCCTGGATATCCAATTGAATTAGCTATCTCAGGAATTTCTTCAAGATACTTTGCAGGGTTCACACATTGGCGTATGAACAACGGACGTTAATGCTATGCTGTTTGTGCTCAGCCTGTTCTACCGGCCTCCTCCATCATCTTATAAATTGCAGCAATGATTGTTGATTATTCAGTCACATTAGTTTTTACAGCAAATAGCTGACTAGGGTAACGGTTAGACAAGGAAGCGAAGCTCTCTCCAGTCTCACCAATGTGAATACAGTAGACCTTGGCAGCACCATTAGATACCCAAGCCAATTCCTCACGGCCCCGCCACCCCTCACAACCACCGGTACAGAATCGACCAGAGATGTCAAAACAAGCTCACCTTTCTCCTAGCCCTACCCCTGAGAATCGATACATGCGCCCACTGCCTGAACAGGACAACCCCCCCAAGAAATGATGAGAGGGGCTGGAATAGGCATGTCAGAAAAAACCTGATTTTATTTTTTGTCCGCAGAATTCAAAATTGATCACGCAAACTATGGTCCCCATATAACTTTAGGAAAAGCTCGCATGCAGGTTATATTCCCGCTGATCGCCACCATTATCATATAACTCATCCTATACGGCTAGATGGTCCAACGTCACTCGTCCCTAGCATTGCTCCTTATTCTACAAAGCATCCTGGGCCTCTTATGTACTTTGTCTGTGGGCACGCTGTACATGCTCCTGGCTAATGTGTTCACATTAACAAACCATAGTTAACGAGGCCTGACCGGCGAAGGGTGTGGTGGCGCGTCAATGTGAGCAGATACTTGAGTCAGAAAGACGTCTGCGGCAGTATTGTTCGAACGGTTATTTCGGAAGATGAAGTTCATCGGGAATCCCATGTCAAAGGGAGCTGCGCTCTCAATCTCAACGAGATCTTCATCAGAGAGTGCCACGCTCAAGGCGTCGACGTTGGCTTCCAGTTGTTCTAATTTTCGCTGCCCGATAATAGGGAAGGCATATGGCGTTTTGTGTAAGACATATGCGAGCGCCTATCGAGACAGTTTAGCGAGAGCCAGTTCAGTTGGCTGAAATGTGGATGTGAGGTTCACGATGGCATGAAGACTagtgttcttcttcttggcaaTTGCCTCCAGTGCCTCCGAGATCTTGATGTCGCCGTCGCTCATATTGGATGCCCTTGCGCTGCCTGCTTCACCGCTGCTACGGGCTTCCGCAGTCTTGAACTTGCCTTGTCCCAGGGGAGCCCATGGCGCAATTGCCATTCCCTGGTCACGGCACATTGGAATGATCTCTCTTTCAAAATCTCTGAAGCCGGCATTCCACTTCCCTTGGTACACGGAGAACGGGCAGAACCCATTGGCCCGCGCATAATCGTTTGCTTTCACAACAATCCAAGCCGGAGTGTTCGAGATTCCGAGATAGAGCACCTTCCCCGAGACAACGAGAGCGTTTAGGCCACGCATGACCTCTTCAACGGACGTGGTGAAGTCCCACCAGTGCACGTATAGCAAGTCGATGTAGTCTGTCTGGAGTTTCTTGAGACTGTGTTCGACCGAGATGCGCATGCTTTTCACCGAATTGCCCACGAAGTTGGATTGGAGCGGTTCACTATCACGATGGGAGTTGCGGAATCCAGTCGTGTATTTCGTTGCGATGCTAATAGTTGGGTTTGCTAACGCAAGTACATGGATAATGCAATTAGGGTACTTACACTAATTGATCGCGGTTACCTCGTTCTTTCATCCACTCCCCCAGCCAAACCTCGGACTCCTCATTCTGATAGTTATTCGCCCTATATAAACTGTTAACTTGGGAATTCCCGGCATGCAATCGCGGTTCTCACTAACGTGTCAAGGAAATTACCACCGAGTTTATAGAAGGCATCAAGGATCGCAAAGGATTGCGGCTTGCTGCATTCACCCATAAAATCTTCCCTACAACAGCAGCCTGATCAGTCTTAGTTTCTAATGATTTTCGTAAGGGACAGTACCATTTGGTGCCAAAGTTCATCGTTCCAAGGCATAGAGGCGATACCTTATGCCAGCAGTGGGCGCTAGCACACGGTGATAGCCGAGCAAGCTGGCTGGCTTTGGTGCGAGGGCAAAAGCAGACATCGTGTTGATGAAAGATCACGTTCATAGGAAAGAAATTTCACTACATCGGACGGACATATTCTTCTTATTTATATAGGTCATGTCAGGTTGCGTCACTTGGTGTGTAGGGTAGATCCACGGAACTCGGAGGGGATAATGCAGCCTGATGACAAGTGGGTCGAGTTTGATCCAAAGCTAGTGGTCGGATATTTACCATTATGGTGAGGAAAATAGATAATTTTACGAGGGAGATCCCAAGACATTCGTAAAGCGTCCTTCATTCAATGCCACGTATTCCGTCGAGATCTTAAAATACAAGCTGTTCTGACTTCCAAGCACAACACAATGGGTCCTAATCACGTACGAAACAATGGGTCCTCATTCCGCTTTGCTCGCCAGTGATTTGTAGATTGGAAGAGTTCGTAGCAGTTCCAAATGACCCAACCCCAAGAGTGGGCAAATGCCTCCGTGACCTCCCACCCCGCTGGATCCCAAGGATCCCTCCAGACAATGATACCTGCCCCTCCATCGCGCACGCTTCCACTCCCCTTCATGTCAAGACATAGTTGTGCTTCATCGTACCACTCCCCATCACAGATCAAATTATCTCTCATTTGCGGAACAGGAATCAGGTCCAACCATGGATGGTGTTCTATAGAACGCTGGACCATGGTGGGCTGAAGAGTGGAAGGAAGGCCATATTCGAAGTCATATTGCCATGGTCCAGCGGTATTGAACGGGGAGATGGCATCGTCGTGTAGTGTGTCCGAGGTGAGTCCCAAAATTCTAGTGTTCTCCATAAGTGCTCGGGTAAAATTGAGCTGGGTAAGGTGAAGTAGAAGGTCGGTACGTGGAGAACCAAGCATATAGTGTGCTATGGTCTCCAGACGTTGCATCATCACTTTGGTCTCTGGAAAGTCTTGATGTAGGATATGCACATTATCAATTTCCCGCAACAGGCTAGGCGAGGATGTTGCGGTAATAACGGTATTCGTTGGCGACATCTCACCCGGGTGAGCAGCATCAAGTGCCGCTGACGAGGACTGCTGCGTCTCACCATCGCGTTTGTTCCGTAACCCTGTGTATATATTCAGAGCGATGAGCAATATACTTATAGCCGATTGGCCAAAGTTGGACTTACGTCGAGCTCTTTGGTTCAAACGATTCTGCAGCTTACGGCGCTGTTTTGGATCGGTAACGCCGGACCAATCGTCATCCGGCCAAGCACCAACGCGCTGCGTAAACGACTGTAAAGCAATCTGTTTGTCATGTAACGGAGGATTGTGGCCATTCATGACTGCAATCGAGTATGCAGTTTGATGACAGAAGGTGGAAATTGGAgacggggaagaggaggaaaagatggGAACTCCACTCTAATAGTGGCAACCCAGTAAGGTTAGCATAGACCCACTTTGTCACACACCTGCATGACGCTCTACCATATCGAAGTTAGACTGATGGTTAGTGTCATTCCTAATGCGGTACTACTATGTACTTCGGAGTAGCATATGAACAACACTGGAGGAGCCTTATATAGTAAATACCCCGCGAATTTTCACCATCAATTGAATATCAGAGTTAATTTCCAAACCATTTCCATTGATTATGGTGTGAATTCTTGATTCAGTTGCCTACTTTCTTGCTGTGGCCAACGCAGCTGCATACGGTGCTGTGAACCAGACAGCGCCCGCCAACTGCCAACAAGCAGTATGGTTCCTCAGATACCTGTTTTTATTGTCCAACATTCTGGCCACTTTCAGAGCGCTCGAATTTCTACAGTCCTCAGCCCTGCGCTTCATTATCCCGGCAGCGACAATTTCACCATCTGGGACGTGAAGCAACAGGAAGCTCACCCAGCCTGTCGCGTTGGGCCTTCCAATGCCACTGATGTTTTCAAGACCCTGAATATTCTCGTGGATTACTGATGCCACTTTTCCGGAAAGGTGGTGGCCACTCCAGCAACCCTGGGGATGCCAATTCAGTGGGCGGTGTCACCATGGACCTGGGCCGCTAGGTTACAAGAGGCTATAAACCATGGTAAGACTGCACCCATCACAATAGAGATCAACTTATGTATATAGACCAGCCCCTTCCAGGAACAGAGTATTGAGGACATTGTGATTCTCAACGGATTTGGAACGGTTGTGAACGCCCTCGGCACCCGGTGCAAGCCGTATCTCCCACAGATTGTCAGTCGCCACATCAGGCTTGTCTGGAATTTTTAAGACACGACATTACTGGGCACTGCCAACAGCTCATGTCTGCTCTCCCATTTTGTATACGTGCCAGGAATTCATTGTATATTCTTCGTTGCACCTTGCGAGGAGACGTCGACACATACTAAGGAACAACTTCGGATCCTTCCCAAAGGTTTACTTAGGGTACTTCCGGATTCATGGACCGCTTGGCATGTGACAGTTCCACTCAAACCGACTCCCTTGTAAGCTTCATGCTAATTGCAACTATAAGGCCTGAGCATGTCTCCAAGATTTCCGCGCTTGGACTCGGGGCTATTCTGGGAATAATGTTTTTATTAGTAGAGCATAGTACGGCTCTTGTTGAGAAATCTCGTTCTGTCGGTACCGGCATCCCAAGGTCAAGGTGGGAGAGGTTCCGAAAATCCAAGGCAGGACAGAGAACAAACAGAATCGTTTCTATACGCAAATTTTGTCCTCCGGTTAAACCTTGACTTATTTGCTTAGTTAGCACGGTCCTCGCTATCTTGGCTACTTGTATAAGGATGTTTTCCTGTGTGTTTGGGGTCCCCAATGTCAACATCCAAAGAAAAACCGCACCTGGCGTTTTCTCAGTCCTCTACAAACACCTTCAAAGATGCACGGTTGAAGAAATTCCAGATGGCCTCTCCCGCATGACTATTTTGGAAGCTTCCACGATCGTGACTTGATGATCCGAACAATGTACTCCGGCTCGCGGATTACGACAATTCAAGATTCTAGTTCACTCGGGGAGAACTCCCACGATCGACCAGACAGTGACAGAGATCCCGGATTGGCTAATTAAATGTCACCTATATCATGAACATTATGGTTTAGGTCACCGCGGGACGTACTCAGAGTGGAGCCTCCAACCACACCGCAACCCCAGTGCCAAATTCGAAAGAGCATATGAACGGGCTGACTGAAATACAATTGGCGGGTAGATACAACTCCAGATAGAGCCATAACCTGTCATATCCACGTTATTGGAATTGGACCATGCGGTTGGATAGCTAACGGAGGTGATGACGGCCGTGGTCGAACAACACATGCTGCAACTACAGCCATCACCATATTCCAAGCGATGGTTCATCCCAGACCTCAAGATACAGCCGACTGAACTGAATCAAACGAACTAAGACATACAAGACATACAACCTTCAACATTGAACTCCTGTCCAATCTCATGATCTACTATTTACAAACCGTCCTGCCAAATCCCCTCAGGCCCGTAAGTACTTGTCTTTCTGATCCTGTGGTTCTTATGCTCCTGCAGTAGGTCCTCGCTTTCCTTGTCCAAATAGATCCCGTGGTTTGCCCTAGTGCCTTGCGTTGATTTATGGTTATTTTTGTCATGTGCTGATTCGGTTCGTAAGGCGTCTTTCATCTTGGAGGTCCTGTCAGTTCTGCCGCCTATTCCTGTATTGTCGCGTGAAATTAATGCAACATGGTTTGCAGCAAGAAACAGGgaaaatatatatcataCCATTTCAGGCAGACGAATGACAGCATatctgtcacgggctcggactagtagatattaacgaaatgatattcctaccTACActagtgtagccatcgacgagagcaTCGAatttggggaagaagaagaaaa from Aspergillus chevalieri M1 DNA, chromosome 1, nearly complete sequence includes the following:
- a CDS encoding DUF3632 domain-containing protein (COG:S;~EggNog:ENOG410PS59;~InterPro:IPR022085;~PFAM:PF12311), which encodes MPHPPEYIEFLKSMENSKQYQILNNLVNSPEASVDNALDQITDLTLSALAPSDDENFTPENVDYILSFTLMMLVQRLEPTKHSKLVQFLYGLQKRIVTDPATGEPLTVGPTKRVLWTDLPSFGYTELESWDECGGEYKDPETPNLKGEQRQRWINENAFIAQFTQAADISYEPPLDQNDNIHPIDRSHRALRVFKLALENDDIPMPTLAKTAAMEAACIWFIHAAARVWDNVRYGRTYDPEEFGTGPGCKRFAARGWKGYEQDRWEVWGERLREARGVCGDERMRGLIDEALGCMSRVMDK
- a CDS encoding putative extracellular guanyl-specific ribonuclease (COG:S;~EggNog:ENOG410Q2K1;~InterPro:IPR016191;~go_function: GO:0003723 - RNA binding [Evidence IEA];~go_function: GO:0004540 - ribonuclease activity [Evidence IEA]) → MVCIIIINNNNNNNNQSINCHKNRKFSHHYISRTPSIKMLFNNKTLFLYGLIAVASASPVPQAVTKEELSNIAQEVTSSSASITTTPPTLDTRDLETRGSKKKVTSFNCNGVKLEKNDVGSAVAKMKGAKDRTIGNYPHEFKNGENTFAGVSKKLREFPIIQGGTFNGVGPGPYRAVTDYNNAFVGVMWEKAVGAKMTKCTPVTETTTAAPQKTTAAKKDDKKDDKKDDKKDDKKDDKKDDKKDDKKDDKKDDKKDDKKDDKKDDKKDSKTGKSGKSGKTH
- a CDS encoding uncharacterized protein (COG:C;~EggNog:ENOG410PJ9A;~InterPro:IPR023210,IPR036812;~PFAM:PF00248), which codes for MSAFALAPKPASLLGYHRVLAPTAGIREDFMGECSKPQSFAILDAFYKLGGNFLDTANNYQNEESEVWLGEWMKERGNRDQLVIATKYTTGFRNSHRDSEPLQSNFVGNSVKSMRISVEHSLKKLQTDYIDLLYVHWWDFTTSVEEVMRGLNALVVSGKVLYLGISNTPAWIVVKANDYARANGFCPFSVYQGKWNAGFRDFEREIIPMCRDQGMAIAPWAPLGQGKFKTAEARSSGEAGSARASNMSDGDIKISEALEAIAKKKNTSLHAIALAYVLHKTPYAFPIIGQRKLEQLEANVDALSVALSDEDLVEIESAAPFDMGFPMNFIFRNNRSNNTAADVFLTQVSAHIDAPPHPSPVRPR
- a CDS encoding bZIP transcription factor (COG:S;~EggNog:ENOG410PQBQ;~InterPro:IPR021833;~PFAM:PF11905), with protein sequence MNGHNPPLHDKQIALQSFTQRVGAWPDDDWSGVTDPKQRRKLQNRLNQRARRLRNKRDGETQQSSSAALDAAHPGEMSPTNTVITATSSPSLLREIDNVHILHQDFPETKVMMQRLETIAHYMLGSPRTDLLLHLTQLNFTRALMENTRILGLTSDTLHDDAISPFNTAGPWQYDFEYGLPSTLQPTMVQRSIEHHPWLDLIPVPQMRDNLICDGEWYDEAQLCLDMKGSGSVRDGGAGIIVWRDPWDPAGWEVTEAFAHSWGWVIWNCYELFQSTNHWRAKRNEDPLFRT